CGAAACTACAAAGCatgatatttaataataatcatagaACAATGTATGAACTACTCACATAAACTAGAGgaaacaaaaaatggaatggaatggaaagtaatgattataaacaattctaagggaaatgtatttttaacatattgaaaacaattcgACTGACAGTTGCGTATTTTGACGCCATCAAAATGATGGTCAATAGAATGAGAGACACAAAGAGACACAGaccaagagagaaagagagagagagagagagaacttaTACTATAGTTTAgttaaaaaaagaagtaaattaacaacaatttgataACCGGTTTTTAGGTATTTTGCGTCTGCGCAATGTGTAATTTGACGCCGCGTTTAATTAGCGGGAGGATCTATcactgtatctgtatctatcactcgatttgtatctgtatctgcatctggCTAAGGTTTTGTAGAGTccaatattcaatattgtaGTTCTGTCTACTTTTACAGGGTTGAAATGCACccgatttgtttttgctctaGTCTTGATCTTATTTTAATGTGCTAATTgtttcataaaacaaaaatgaatctGCTAATTGATTGATATCCAAGTGTGCAGctcataaaattgatttttattgagcATTTCGtgattcaacatttaaattttaattaaatagtcGTCATACGGCCAACAAATGTGTTAGGTacaaaaccttttttttttgttttttggcttaAATCATATCTTTGAAATAAACGAGGAAATATAATTTGCTTGAATGAAATTTGctctaaaattgtatttatacattttttgtatactcTCTTCAACTGCAATTCATTTGCAGTTCTTGTTTTGATTCAAAACGAACTTTGCTCTTCCAacttgttgtatttattagCTTAGCTTTGAGGCATGTAATTAAGTTAACACATATGTGCAAGACACAGTGTTAATTATTAGAGCTGAGTAAGAATAGAACAAGCTGCTTTTATGGGCACTTTTTATGGCTTTTATGATTGTATAAAGAAGCTCTGGGAATTTTCCAATGCAGCCGAAAACGAAACACGCCCCCTTCCAGACAGTTCAAGTTAAGATGAAAGATCGACGCTTGGATACATGACTGTACAAGTACATACTTGAATATTGGGTTGAAATCACGCAAAGGTCAAACAGAGTTTTGTCATTGGCCTAATTACAGTTGCAACAGTTTAGTTCAGCAAATGctgatacaaaaatatgtactAAATGTCTAGCCATATAATTTAAACTCTTTACAAGCTGAACATgtaaagagagaaagagagagagagagatgtaaGCGATTGAGGGGGttaaacagagaaagagagagagtcagagtCGGGGTCTATCGCAATGCTCGTGATGATGGCTTAtcaacaaatatgaaatcaaCAACGACAAATGCCCGCAGATAAGACCGCTAAATTGTCGACGTTTTGTAGAACCCGCAATTAAAGCAATTTCGTTTTTACTTAAAACCCActgaaaacgaaacgaaacactCGAAACACacgaaaattgtttgcaacCAATTGTCCGAttgtttaattagtttttgttttatgtacTTTTTTAGCAACAATTAGTCACAactattcaattaattttttttaacagcaaataataattggGCCTTAAAATTGAGGCATACAAGTGGAAAAACATTATTCTCTTTCTATACTTTATATAACATTAGCTCGAAATTCAAATCGAGGCAAGCCTATCCTCAATTTGGCATTATATCTACTGTCGGGGTTATGCTCTTGAAATTGTATCGATTGACATTTGAGCAATTACTTGAAACAATTTCCTCTTTTATTGTTGACAAATTAGCAAGCCGTGTGAACAGTCCTCCAACTTTCTAAAGTGCAAATAGGTTGACTAAATCGCGCACCCTGTGTtggaaaatgtaatttttattgcttggAAAATGCTTTCGCATATGCTATTTTTATAGTACCTAAAAGAATTGTAAATATGCTTTATTAAGTAGATTGAATTTAAGCTTCATTCATAAAGGAGTAAAGTATTGTTTTTAGCATGTATTTCTTGAATATCTATTCTATCTATGCAAAATTTCTTATCTAAGTTCAACATGCCCACTCCCACCCTCTTTATAGGGTATAAAAACAGTAACTACTGATTGTATCTGAATGAAGCGTGCTTcagtcaaaaatatttaatcatcatcatttgcGTCATTCAGGCTCGCGATATGTCTGAATTAATTgccataaatttaaaattttcaattcaattttcgtTTGATATATGCTATGCATGCATTCAGATCTAAGAATTACGAATAGTTATTACAGGCAGATGTATCTTTGTTAATTACTCAACAGATCATTACTCATTCGCTTTAATTAAGTTGTATTTTGTATGCTgagaatattacaaaaaacaagaaaaataaatatcctACGGCTATAGGGGCGTATTAGTAATAATCATTCGATatgatattataattatttctatatatttagttatttctgtgtgttgttatttttgttattttttaaaccgcaaagatttttaattaattgaataagtTTGGTTTCTGAAACGCAAATggaattatataaaatttctattattattcgTGGAATATTTAACTTAGATTTGCCTTATCTTGGCGCTACATAATAGGCCATAGTTCTGACACAAGTTCATtgtaaacaagtaagaaagcttaaGTCGAGTACcctcgactgtgagacaccCGTTACCCGTTTTCAATGAaaccatattttaaaaatataccgcaaagaTACTTATATATACCGAAGcctatagttggtatattgatatttactaaattcaaatataccataaagtacaaaatataccaaaggctatatttggtatatcgatattgcactaaatttaaagaatacaCCACATTagaaaaaataccgaaaatttactgtgagatacccgttacttATTTTCAGTACGAACGTATTCTAAAAAatatccaaaaatatattaaaaatataataagatATTCCAAGTGCTATCTTTGGTATATGGATTTTGtgtgtattcaaaatataatattactaaAGTACGCAAAATACCGAAgggtatattcaaaataagcCATAAAGTATAAATGTACCACATTATCAATTGAAGCAAATAAGACCTGATTGCAGTGGGCGTTATTTGCTCTACAAagctatttttttctttctttaggAGTTTTGAGATGTTTCCTTCTGccagttacatacatttccagcAGCCACACAGCTATTATGTATATTACCTTTTAAAGGGTTAAAAGGCATAGAgggtatacaaatattataatagaCTTGACTTGACAGTCTCAAGTTTTAgtataaatgtttattgatttcaaaaatgtaatcgacaatttgttttgttgttgttgttttacagGTCGCAGCAGCTGGAGCGACGACATAGGCTTCGATTTGAACGCAGAGTTTAATAGCAACTCATATTTGAACAAGTGAGTGCTGTGAAATatcaacaaagcaaaaaaaaaacaggttATTAATATCGTTATTATCGTTGCAGTGAGAACTTTTTATCGTTCTCCCCGAGCCTGACGGCTCTCAAACAGGAGCCGCAAACGGAGCAGCTCAAGCCAAGTCCCAAGGATCAAAGCACTGGCAattccgctgctgctgctgctgctgctgtggtaaGCATTGGCAAGATCGACAAATCGCCATTGGGCGATGCCAATCATTCTCCGCAGCGTGCTCAGGACACAGCAACGGGGGCAACGGGCAAACATGAGTTGAACTCGGTCAATATTTGTGGCTGTGGCTCGCCGCAGGGTTCGCCAGCCGCAACGGACTTTGAACTGAATTGCAATGCCAATGGAAATGGCGCCGAGAAAGGCAAATCGGCAGCTGGCATTGAGGCCTATGCACAGGCGTGTAAGTAAAAAGATGACGAGATACATTTGCATCTTCAACGAATGGAatgtatttcaattgattCAATTGCAGCACGCTCGggattgcagcagcagctgagcgTTGTCGAGGAGGCCAAGATAGAGCCATCCTCATCGGGCGGTGCCGCACGTGCAGAGGATAACAAGTAAGAGTTGCTCGACTAACTAAATCATTTAAGAGAGTGACAAAATATTGACTTGTTATAGAAGAATGGGAAATAGGGGAATAAGTGGAGATAAATAGTACTTTGAGTAAGGCAAATTGTGTGTCTAATCTCTTaaggaaaatagaaatattatcGTAAATGTTATAATTTAAGTTGAAACAAAGGGAAAATTTGGCTTTACTTCCTAATACATAACATAGTATTAAGTGATTACCAAATTCTGTTTGTTTTAGTTTCCTCAATGAAaggatttatatttaatttagatcTTCAAAACTAAAGATTTTCTAcatatttgtttagtttttgaaTTTGATCATTATATCTTGAATAATTGCATCGAATAagtattgcatattttatttatcctTTTTAGTGAAGTGAAAAATAATACTACTTTTAATACGATATACTAGGAATGAAGTATAAtaagaattgaattgaaatattttgagcaCTTTTTCTTAAGAAAGTTTTTTACCGAAATTCCGAATTgtcttaattatttatttatacgaaTTATATCTGCAAAGTTTTacttattatatactatattaaacTGAACTTTTGTCTCCTCCTTTGCTATAGATTCCAGTACATTTTGGCAGCAGCCACCTCGATTGCAACAAAGAACAATGAGGAGACTTTGACCTATCTGAATCAGGGTCAAAGCTATGAGatcaaattgaagaaaattgGAGATTTATCGTTCTATCGTGATAAGATTTTGAAGGTGAGTGAAATGTCGAGTGCGCTTTGTGCTGTAAGCAAGAAGgagcaaaattcaaaatgataATCTGTACAAAAGTATAAATCATAACTGTCGCGACAAGATTTAAATGCCTTTCCTCGTTGCTTTCTCAGTCATGTGTTGAGTTCAAACTAATTTGCGAAAAATTGCAAGAGaaaaatttgtgtaaattGACTGAGTTATTGTTATGGTTGTTTCTATTAAGACTCGTTGACTATACATACGTGCAGCAGTCGTGCTAGATAGGCATATAGTATGATGATTGTGCGATGACAGCAGCGCAGTCAACGCAGACGGAGACGCAGgaagcgactgcgactgcgactgagacagCGACTGAGGGCAGTTATGTGgcatattgaaatattaaagttatgagtgtgtgtggatgttaattgattttaatatgccccaattaaacttaatttgtaCGCAAAACAACTTGAGGCATGCGCATCCACAGTTGACAATGTTTGAAAAAGTATCTTGAAGTAAGCTGAATGTGTAAATTGTAAACTGAACTTTGTACTTTGTGTGTGATTCTGTTTTGCAGAGCGTTATCAAAATCTGTTTCCATGAGCGTCGATTGCAGTTCATGGAACGTGAGCAGatgcaacaatggcaacaatcaCGTCCTGGCGATCGCATCATTGAAGTGGATGTTCCGCTCTCATACGGCTTGTGTCATGTGTCGCAGCCATTGAGCTCGAATTCATTGAATACGGTGGAGATCTTCTGGGATCCATTGAAGGAGGTCGGTGTTTACATCAAGGTCAATTGCATATCAACTGAATTTACACCAAAGAAGCACGGTGGCGAAAAGGGTGTTCCATTTCGACTACAGATTGAAACTTATATAGAAAATTCGACGGCAAGCagcggtggcaacaacaataacaacaacaacagcagcagcagctcgagcagcagcagcagcaccagcagcaatagcaacagcagcagcaacaacaacaatggcagtacaacaactagcaacaacaacaacaacactaacaactTAACAATCACTTCACCCGGCACACCCGACAATCGTGCGGCGGGAATTGGTGGCAATGGCGGCGGTGGCAGTAGCGGCAACATTGCCGCACTTGCCGCACTCAACGGCAAACAGGCGGTGCATGCAGCTGCCTGTCAGATTAAGGTGAGTCGCCTTCCAATCTTCCACACTTCCACTCCTCGAATATTCATTCAAAACCATTTCGATCAACAGGTATTCAAGCTAAAGGGCGCCGATCGCAAGCATAAGCAAGATCGCGAAAAGATCCAAAAGCGTCCACAGGCCGAGCAGGAGAAATTCCAGCCCAGCTACGAGTGCACCATCATGAATGATATATCATTGGATCTGGTAACGCCAGCGACCACAACAACCGGCTGCTACAGTCCCGAATAGTGAGTATCGATCAATTgtctttaattaattacaatcaTTCTGTTGTTCGATGCGCGTCACAATCAATCCAAATCCAATCCAGCAATTGCTTCAAATTATTTTGCGCATTTTTCCTGACGtttgttatatatatgctTATATTCAAGTATTTAGGGAACCGCTTGGGACACGTTTCTCAGCTAAATAGTAAATTACAAGGCAAATTGTAGCTTCAACTCTTTGCATAACACAAGGCGAGTTCAAGTGCACTCCCCCTTGTATACGTAATGCCTTTAGACTGCCCATTTCTATTCCCCATTTCAacaaacatataatatatagtattagtATTGTTTACTTAATTCAATGAGCACTCGAACTATGTTAATGGAATTCTCCCGAAATGTTATGGaaatcaaacaaatcaaaatgaaatcacttggctttatttgtttttctttcattcgcAAATCGATTGATGCGTTGAAAAAGAGAGCGCAAATAGACCGGAAATTTCTTTGTTTACTCTCACTGAGATTCAGGATCTTTGCTTGTCGGTTCTCTTATTGCTtttgaagagagagagagagagagagagagagagagagagagagagagagagagagagagagagagagagagagagagagagagatgagtTTTCTTTCTGTAATTTGTTTAGCTCTCGAACCGGtctcgtttttattttttgcgctgcaaaatcaataaaaacaagacaAATTCGTAGTTATTTTTAGTACGGCTTTTAACCGGTTTTTACTACCCTGTCTGTGCATTTAAATGAGGGgctttaaaagtatttatatatatagtatttatttatattagaaACAAACTTTTTATAGTTCGTCATTGAACTTGTTATTCTGCTGTACATGAATAATACCtaagttatttataatagATACTGATAAATagttaagaaaaataaatttttattttacgtttattttaagtcaataatttgtataaatatctAAATTCTTTTATGATCAAAgaaggaaataaatattatattagttgGTAGCtttataaaatcaacaaattatgagtcataaataatatgaattagtGGAAAAAAACAGGGTAACTGTTAGTCGTGTATTGCTTGAATTAATGATTTACTTGCGAAAAATTCTTTGATCAAATAATTAGCATAATTTAAGAGTTTCGAAGGGGTGGGTTTTATCGAATacatattaaaagaaattgaatttattattggAAATCCAAAATTGGAAACCATATGAAGCAAATGTAAAAGCTGAATTACCTGTATTCATAGCTAATCGAATTTTGAATGATTTTGTAGCGTctgcaaattgtttggctGAAGGTcagataacaataaaaattaccaATGGCTGACTGAACAGATTTATATAAGGTTTAATCAACCACAACAATGGATGGATCAAATGACAAGCTTATGCCATATAAGCCATAAaaagccagagccagagagaGGCGAGAGCGTGGCAAGAGAGTAAAATGAGCGCaaaagtgtgtgagtgtgtgtgtgagagtgtgtgtatctatATCTTGTTGACTTGATTTTGCCCAGCCAGCATTTTATGAGATTTCTGATCGAATTTGAGTCATTTTCGACTCTCCTAGAAGATTAAAATAAGCATAAATGCGCTCGTTTTCTGATCGAAAAAGATACTCTGTTCGGGAGAAAATGGAACCCTAGCCGCGACACTTCCAGAAGAGTCGTATTCGACTCCTCAGGAAGAGTCGTTTTCGACTCATTTTCCTCGCAAGACGCGAGTCTTTTTCGAGTCATATTTTAATCGAAATTCACTCGTTTGCAAGTCATATTTCGAGCAATAAACGAATCATTTTCGAGTCATGTAAGAATCAAAAATACgtgaaatattcaataatattttgttcttgtattttttacaatattatatttatatatacaatatagaaTGTAGTAGtaacaataattcaaatttaacaaataatatcaataGCAACTAAACTAATTCACACGCTTTCTTTTATTAACAAGGTCTTTGGCATGAAcgaaaaatttttgaaaaaccaTGTTCATGTCCTTATCCGTACAATTGTATTTTAGGTGGCAAATATCTAGGAGGAGAAAAGTATTAATTTCGTTCACcaataatagaaatattttcttacttgtaattattgttataaggTAGCACTTTTCAGCGCTTGGCTTTGTGCTGGTGCCTTTCCAAccataatatttttttctaatattttttggCCGACATATTCTTCTCACTTTACCTAATCTCACTGAGCTCACAAAGTTACTAAAACTGAGTTTAGAAATGCAGAACATTGCAGCAACCCCTTCAAATTTGGTGAAAAGTGCCGTttgaaaaatatcaacaaGATAAGGCAGAGAACAGAAAACCAAAGGAGAGCGCGCGACTAAGCTCCAAGTTCTCTCACCGAATGTTAatgcaaagcaacaaataatCTCATTTCAATCATCTGGATGACCAATTTTCGACtgctttacaattttgtttttgctattttataaATCGTATATGAACATCATTAACATCATTTTCGAGTCATTTTCGAGTCATTTTCGATTCATTTTCTAGTCGCTCATAAAAGgaatctttttttaatcatttcaaCGACTCGAAGAAGACTCGTCAAGGTGATTAATTCAAAAACGATCTTCCAATTGCTGGCTGGGTGTTGGCCTTTAGAGCATTCGTGAACATGCGCTTGTATCTGAAGGATCACGCCTGTCGTTGCCACAACAAATACTATCACACAATATTGCAAcgaatttgtaataaaaatgatttcaatttgtaaaatatttcacttaactcttctttttatttacagtATGAAATTGTGGCCAAATTCGCCGgttcatataccaaaatacgaTGGAATGCTGCCATTTGCGAGCAGCGCATCACCGGCGACCAGCAGCAGTCCAATTGCAATCAATTCAGTGACATCAACAAATTCGCCAACATTGAAACTAATGGATGCCACAAACATGGTATCGCCGCAGCATGTGCCAGCGGATATGGATGATTACGTATgtagacaaacacacacacacacacacagagtaaATTCACTAATTGGATTCGGTCTTTGCTATATAGAATCAGAACATAATGCCGGAATC
This is a stretch of genomic DNA from Drosophila albomicans strain 15112-1751.03 chromosome 3, ASM965048v2, whole genome shotgun sequence. It encodes these proteins:
- the LOC117571341 gene encoding putative uncharacterized protein DDB_G0277255 isoform X1, yielding MALSFLSQNSGLLDLQSIFDPQYSLQQHQQQQQQLHLTSQQQSSQQRTSTKFDLSIFNDFDQMEFNNNLSRNHNQFQNNNNSINNNNSSHNSTTTNNNNNTIHTHQTNGENLNQVQNRHFISGYHHQHIGSDYEQVINFVDSPPNSEESWTDAQSKESPGPQIIDVRTIYSNSGSRKRRMDWDSLDIGQSENSPTTQSGDLPNKVQQHEKDKHKREKHSGRSSWSDDIGFDLNAEFNSNSYLNNENFLSFSPSLTALKQEPQTEQLKPSPKDQSTGNSAAAAAAAVVSIGKIDKSPLGDANHSPQRAQDTATGATGKHELNSVNICGCGSPQGSPAATDFELNCNANGNGAEKGKSAAGIEAYAQASRSGLQQQLSVVEEAKIEPSSSGGAARAEDNKFQYILAAATSIATKNNEETLTYLNQGQSYEIKLKKIGDLSFYRDKILKSVIKICFHERRLQFMEREQMQQWQQSRPGDRIIEVDVPLSYGLCHVSQPLSSNSLNTVEIFWDPLKEVGVYIKVNCISTEFTPKKHGGEKGVPFRLQIETYIENSTASSGGNNNNNNNSSSSSSSSSSTSSNSNSSSNNNNGSTTTSNNNNNTNNLTITSPGTPDNRAAGIGGNGGGGSSGNIAALAALNGKQAVHAAACQIKVFKLKGADRKHKQDREKIQKRPQAEQEKFQPSYECTIMNDISLDLVTPATTTTGCYSPEYMKLWPNSPVHIPKYDGMLPFASSASPATSSSPIAINSVTSTNSPTLKLMDATNMVSPQHVPADMDDYNQNIMPESMPAQVTQWLTQHRLTAYLTTFAHFSGADILRMSKEDLIQICGLADGIRMYNILRAKTIAPRLTLYASMDGCSFNAIYLLSNTAKELQQKLYKLPGFYEFMAKGGSAGGMENGGVAAAALYNNWGMHSKFSGSGSNIFNEVNKSCVYISGPSGVHVSVTDEVLNNEIKDGSLYALDVQAGKVVLKLINKQDNN